From the genome of Paraburkholderia flava, one region includes:
- a CDS encoding winged helix-turn-helix transcriptional regulator, with translation MAIKRSYNEGCASSHALDLIGERWALLVVRELVHGPKRFTDLRAGLPAISPNVLTQRLDELELAAVVRRRQLPPPAAAWVYELTEWGYELGPILIELGRWGARSPTWSRELPVSIDSLILSFRGTFDKEAAGDLKARYELRLGAYRFDAKIAAGQLKIGRGNADQPDAIIESDPDTLAAIALEGLKLDDAIRAGDVKIEGSKAAAKRFLSLFTLPEPAAPSERAGTSLNAANG, from the coding sequence ATGGCAATCAAACGAAGCTATAACGAAGGCTGCGCGAGTTCTCACGCACTGGATCTGATCGGCGAGCGCTGGGCGCTGCTGGTCGTGCGCGAACTGGTGCACGGCCCGAAGCGTTTCACCGATCTGCGGGCGGGCCTGCCGGCCATCAGTCCGAATGTGCTCACGCAGCGTCTCGACGAACTGGAGCTGGCAGCGGTGGTTCGGCGTCGGCAGTTACCGCCGCCGGCTGCTGCGTGGGTGTATGAACTGACCGAGTGGGGTTACGAGCTCGGGCCGATCCTGATCGAACTCGGGCGCTGGGGCGCGCGTTCGCCGACATGGTCGCGCGAACTGCCGGTCAGCATCGATTCATTGATCCTGTCATTTCGGGGGACGTTCGACAAGGAGGCGGCCGGAGATCTCAAGGCGCGCTACGAACTGCGGCTCGGCGCGTATCGCTTCGACGCGAAGATCGCCGCCGGCCAGTTGAAGATCGGACGCGGCAACGCGGATCAGCCGGATGCGATCATCGAGAGCGATCCGGACACGCTCGCTGCCATCGCGCTCGAAGGGCTCAAGCTCGACGATGCGATACGCGCTGGCGACGTGAAGATCGAAGGCAGCAAGGCTGCTGCGAAGCGATTCCTGTCATTGTTCACGCTGCCCGAACCGGCGGCGCCGAGTGAGCGTGCGGGCACGTCGCTGAACGCCGCAAACGGATGA
- a CDS encoding VOC family protein: MLPDPYLMFDGTCAEAMRFYERTLGGKMKVMMTHEDSPLADQMPRENAKRIMHAAIEFDGRLLMASDTMIGHPYEGMKGFMLALNFPTVDEARHVFNAFAEGGTVTMPMDKTFWADAFGMVVDRFGTPWAINGVPHPL; encoded by the coding sequence ATGTTGCCTGATCCGTACCTGATGTTCGATGGCACCTGCGCGGAAGCGATGCGCTTTTACGAACGCACGCTTGGCGGCAAGATGAAGGTCATGATGACTCACGAGGATTCGCCGCTCGCGGATCAGATGCCGCGCGAGAACGCTAAGCGCATCATGCACGCGGCGATCGAGTTCGACGGCCGGCTGCTGATGGCCTCCGACACGATGATTGGACATCCGTACGAAGGCATGAAAGGATTCATGCTTGCGCTGAATTTCCCGACCGTCGACGAAGCGCGGCACGTGTTCAACGCATTCGCCGAGGGCGGCACGGTCACGATGCCGATGGACAAGACCTTCTGGGCCGACGCATTCGGCATGGTGGTCGATCGCTTCGGCACGCCGTGGGCGATCAACGGCGTGCCTCATCCTCTATAA